The nucleotide window atgctatctttcctctatagTATTAACatcaatgatacagtatcaactcacatgatacagtatcacctcaacttgatacacaacaccctGATTTGATACGAAACTACcaaatgaattctacaaaccatggcatatctctttatgctatcgtttctctatggtatcaccaaaaaagatacagtatcaattcACATGATAAAGTATCACCactatatgatacagtatcatctcaaattGATACAGAACACCATAATTCGATACAAAACCTCCAAACTTTcgatgaattctacaaaccatgtcATATCTCTTTAtgctatcctttctctatggtatcaccaaaaatgatacagtatcaattcacatgatacagtatcaccacaatatgatacagtatcatctcaacttgatacacaacatcataaTTTGACACTTCTAAACTTCCAAATGAATCccacaaaccatggcatatctctTTAttctatcgtttctctatggtatcaccaaaaATTGTACAGTATCAAttcacatgatacagtatcaccccaatatgatacagtatcatctcaacttgatacacaacatcataatttgatacaaaacttccaaacttagAATGAAtcctacaaaccatggcatatcttgtTATGttatctttcctctatgctaATATACTTACATTGGCAATACAGTTCATATTGATGGTGTAGAGACCATATGGCTTGATGACCAGTTCCCTTGTAGTTCGTATCAGCATGGTGAGAATTGTTTTCTTAAACCATTCTGGTTTATCAGTCCATGGACAATTAGCGAGCGCTGTTCGTATTGCGAACCCCTTATGcaaaagaaaaattgattgaataaatatagtatattacgctacaagcacagaaagttagtgtttacggtatgaggatagtttcccGAAAATGATATCCGAATACCGTGAACACCTTTCTGAGTCGtgtacgatatttttcgccagtcgcgtatgatatttttcgccacactacaggtattgattgattgattgattgattgagtactttatttatgtagattacaatactcactggcttatacacttataaacaatagcttacaatacagcaaaattatagatgaatttacataatatagactaagaaaataattattgaactgtatatgatatgaaaaagcaatttgtaatataataactatagataataatcatattgtaatgcatgtacataaattggcggagctttggacatatcaatgtccattcttcggaaagaatattaaaaatatcctccccactaactctctaccaaaccaAGTATAGCCTACATACCAAGTATAGCCTATATACCTACTATACCAAGTTATAGCTGACGCTAAAAAGTTAGGCGGTTTCGTGGGTCTCTTGTGCGTTCCAACAgttgatgttgtcaagtagagttgtcatctagcttggcAAAAAATAGATGCATTGCATTAGCTGTGAGTAGGTTATACCATGTGACCCACAAACCCGCCTAACTTTCTGGCACcagctatataagaataataaattgaataagaatgtttcATAAGGGGGGGGGGAAGAAACTTTGatgtctcatatctcaagaaccagacgtcgtagggtactcaaagtggggtgaaaatttccgatctcaccctcctgaacacaatgcaccatatggcacagttgtccaaacacattttcaaaaattttcaaagagcgaccggaaagggtactctctCGACttggccggaaagaaacctgttctgacgtcagacaagagtcgtctgcaaacaatgtctttcagatctacgtagggactggaaaacagctgctttctgtgcagtgtggcgaaaataaaatatcgaggaccgagcttcgctctagagtacaaaagcataaaaaatgtattatggaagaagaaattataataacattcatacagaaatgttctatctaatcacagtgaattgagattaattcccaaaggAAAGGCAGAAATTCTCCTcgcaaaggcccagttgcacaaaagcaggttagattctaatcctgattaacttcacgtgaaccaaaacCAAGAAGACCATTTcgaaagatggatctactggaattaatcaggattgaaaataaaccggcttttctgcaaccggcactaagtacctgattgaatgattaaaatagtttaacagcttagtcataattttgacacagtcccacacacatgaactcgctcactcacttccatcaccaacagacgacgaaaaaattattatcagctgtttttccaaggatgattgataattatcttcttaatgtccttcagcgagttctccaagggatgagacctagttcaatcgaatctttatattataaacctatgttctgaatttagtgagaatcaccaacagacgacaatataattattatcatcagctgtttttccaaggatgattgataattatccttttaatgtccttcagcgagttttctcaggaatgagacctagttcaatcgaatctttatattataaacctactagtagtcctgtgaacagtagacctcacgcagtatcctCATCCTCAAgcacctgattggaactatagaccttatggaaatacagcaatagactagcttctacacacatctgtgtgatcacttgtcagctgatttatgatgaataattctatagtctgatttgtactctaatattggcgtatgaaggaggctcctcttccctttcatattatccttgaaatgaaaaatttccaaaaacctattACATAATTCGACGCGcaaataaaaaaggaacaaacctgtaaaatttcatgaaaatctataaccgcgtttcgtcgtaaatgcacaacatatgaacattaagagaaatgccaaaccgtcgacttgaatcttagacctcacttcgctcggtcaactatgtTCTGAAtatcgtgaaaatcgttagagccgttttcaagatccggtgaaatacaaacatctgaacatctaaacatatagacataaaaacagaagttgctcgtttaatagtataggatataattgattatcttaaacaagaataaacagttaataatataacatagCTTTGCCTATCAGCGGCTACATAGAGCTATAATTATGGTACggttcacattataatggcagtgtttgattagcaatgatattgctatccttgtctatcattcaacaaaccggataacgctatctctttctcgcgtTGCTCTGTTGCTggatcgtattttaacaatgtagaaaatcATAACCACAGAATAATCCAACAATGGAAGAGAGATAGTGAGCGAGTGAGGGGAAGAACGATCAAAGAagattggttgattgattgagtactttatttatgtagattacaatatatactggcttatacacttatatacaatagcttacaatacagcaaaattatagatgaatttacatgatatagactagaaaaataattattgaactgtatatgatatgaaaaagcaatttgtaatatataactatagataataatcatattgtatgcatctacataattggcggagctttgggcatatcaatgtccattctctCGGGAAGAACATTCAAATATCcttccactaactctctaccaaacgttaatttaattcataaactgaggattcatttataaatggaaatattgtaaaagtttcgattaatagaatatttaagagaaaaaaacataaaattaataaagtaaaataattatataggtagataagatcaattattgattaataaaatgaagtaggctgaagtatcaggtaatcaactttcagtaatatacagaagtatgcagtggataatttaaataacatgagttatGAGAAAATGAGTTATAAAATGAACAtgagtttgagagagagagagagagagagagagagagagagcgtgagagagCAATATAGACAGCGAGTAATGGGAGACCAAAgctaacaaaatattatttcaagtgaTGCACAGCTTTTAGATAGAACGCAAATGGCTCTTCTATTTATTGACCTATAGTGACATCCTCGTTTTAAATTCAGTATCTGATCAGCATTTGTTTcccatccttgtctattatctttgtatagtaaggtccacgttataatggcagtatttcatcaacattggtgttgctatccttgtctatcactccacaaagcagatagggcTATCCTTTCCTACATCTGCATGGTTGCcattggtgtttctatccttgtctatcattcgacaaaactgatagcgctatcctttctgCACTGCTACCAAAGTTTGGAagctttgtatcaaattatggttgtttgtatcatattgtgttgatactgtatcatcttcctatagtgaggtccacgttataatggcagtatttgattgacattggtgttgctatccttgtctatcattcgacaaaacagatagggCTATCCTTTCTTACATCTGCATGGTTGCcattggtgtttctatccttgtaTATCTGAAGACACAGCAGTtagcgctatcattttctatagtgaggtccacgttataatggcagtatttgatcaacattggtgttgctatccttgtctatcattcgacaaaacagatagggCTATCCTTTCCTACATCTGCATGGTAGCCATTGGTGTTTCTTTCCTTGTCTATCTGAAGACacagcagatagcgctatcattttctatagagaggtccatgttataatggcagtatttgattgacattggtgttgctatccttgtctatcattcgacaaaacagatagggCTATCCTTTCTTACATCTGCATGGTTGCcattggtgtttctatccttgtctatctgaaacacagcagatagcgctatccttttctacagtgaggcccacgttataatggcagtatttgattgacattggtgttgctatccttgtctatcattcgacaaagcagataaggCTATCCTTTCTTACATCTGCATGGTTGCcattggtgtttctatccttgtctatctgaaacacagcagatagcgctatccttttctacagtgaggtccacgttataatggcagtattcgattaacattggtgttgctatccttgtctatcattccacaaaacagatagcgctatccctttccaactccgcaacgttgccaaatcgcTTGTATAATGGATTTCACGGTGTATTGTTTGTGTTAGGGTTGTTAAGGCTAGGGGACGAATTGGCAAATGTATTCGGAATGAATTTTGAATGTATTCGGAATGTATTCGTTGGGGCTTAAATTGGAAATTACAAAATACAGCTCAAAGCTTAACATCGGTTGGAAATTCGGAAACATTGTTCCTGGATAATAGAGTCAGATTCACGTTATAGAGTCAGCAACTGAtcaaaattggtgttgctatccttgtctatcattcaacaaagcagatagcgctatcctttcctacCACTGCACTGCTGCCAAAGTTTGAAAGTTtcgtatcaaattattgtgttatgtatcatattgtgttgatactgtatcagttTGAGATAATTTTGGTggcatcttcctatagtgaggtccacgttataatggcagtatttgattatcattagtgctgctatccttgtctatcattcttgtatcatagttgaccgagcaaagtgaggtctgagattcaagtcgacggtttgacatttctcttaatgtttgaatgttcaaatttttgaatgttaaaatgttttaatgtttatatgttgcgcatttacggctaaacgcggtaatagattttcatgaaatttgacaggtatgttctttttttaattgcgcgttgacgtatatacaaggtttttggaaattttgcatttcaaggataatataaaagaaaaaaggagcctccttcatacgccagcTTTGgggtaaaaatcagactagagaattattcattataaatcagctgacaagtgattacacagatgtgtggagaagccagtctattgctgtatttccataaggtctatagtttcaatcgggtacttgtggatgagaatattgcgtgaggtctactgttcaaagaactactagttaagaGTCAGTGAACAAAGATGATTCAaatatgatagacaaggatagcaacaccaaggTTCAAATACTCAATTATAACCTTATTCTAGAATCATAGTGAATAGATTCTGGTATAATTGAGATGATATTATCAAATAACAAACAATATCTCGCATGATGATGTGAGACAtctataatcaatcaatcaatcaataatcaatttaatctaGGAAGggattggcttatacacgtaggggataggaaattcacgaatgacgcatcatcactatggtatcaccatgaatgatacagtatccccacgatatgatacagtatcatctcacctTGATACACTACattatcacgtctcaactacacAACTGATCACCTTGCatatatatagattctcaatttaaaCAGGTTAGTTGCAGATCCATTTTTGATCCTGAAagatttcatttcgtcaaggtttttagtttgtcaagttttcaattaaatctTCACGTAGCACAGGTTACCTAGTGGTTTTAAATATATGGTAGTAGTATCTTACGACACTAGGACGGGAAAGGCTTTCTGTAGGCGATAATGATGtatctagtcgaggcgttagccgagactagaatttatTTCGAGCACTGCAATAGACATTCACGTTCAAGTAACGTGGACTAATAATctaaaaaagaataattgagaaatcgAAAACATTACCCGCTTGTGCTGACATttctacatgcattctataaacatagcctagtttacaagtttcgaatcaggaattttgtggaagttgacaaaatttccacctggagcgctgaagatgtttttgctgttcctattccAAAACAAGGAAACATACTTGACtgtgaagaaaacatatggtttcaatacagtagagtatgctgtaatgagaatcatatgtttatttgttctgcaaacagctgcttACCgaattgatttcatgcatggagaacagctgaaattgaatgactatgacaaaaagtaattgaccgagcgtagtgaggtctaagattcaagattcacggtttggcatttctcttaaaatgtttaagtgtttatgtttatgtttatgttttcttgttgcgcatttacggcgaaacgcgataatagattttcatgaaatttgacaggtatgttccttttttaattgcgcgtcgacgtatataaaaggtttttggaaattttgcatttcaaggataatataaaagtaaaaaggagcctccttcatacgccaatataagagtaaaaatcagactatagaatgattcatcataaatcagctgtctagtggactataatactacccgttcaaaaacatcgatcatcttgaaaatgtatctttccatcaacgttagtagacagttgactacgatactacccgttcaaaaacatcgaacatcttgaaaatgtatctctccatcaacgttagtagacagttgactataatactacccgttcaaaaacatcgtacatcttgaaaatgtatcttctcaTTAACGTTTGTAGACAgtagttgactataatactacccgttccaaaacatggaacatcttgaaaatgtatctttccatcaacgttgtagacagttgcagccagacctgataacagcgctcacactcacattccgggacgacacgtcacggtacgataggacagaaagctctatgtttatttaggatttgttctagacatttcaaattgatgaattattcattaatttttgagaaaacataacaaccggttaatgtaacttactgagcgcgagggctactgttcacagaactactagttattttgaattttacttACTCCTTCTGTGACACTCTCTCCTTTACTACATGCTATCCACATGAGAGATAATGCCATGCAATATCTGAATAAATATCTTAGTCTGGGCCCAATCGCTTTTATCTGTGGAAAAAAAAActcatattgaaaatattataaaagaggaaacaatctatatatataaaagcgaaatggcactcactcactcacttactcgcagaactaaaaatctacccgaccaaaaacgttcaaatttgattggtatgttcagttggccctttagaggcgcactaagaaatcttttggcaatatttttactctaagggtgaattttaagggttcaaagttcgtcttttagaatgtatattctttttattctcttaattataattgaaaaaaggccatatcatatgttaatatGGAACTAAAATCTAGAGAgggtacctcttcgaaacagttgttaaactggtaactaaattaataattttgtcaggttgacattaagttgagttgtctttgttaggttggcaccaagttgaagattgaaatgcatttatcgcggagaaattgattgggcactgctacttcaattgGAGCGattcctgagaatattatattactagacgtcaggctcgcttcgctcgccatatccgtttagccagatgtttagtctggactcccgactggatcgtcctaacatatgataaaaatgctgaaatgaaaaatgcagttgagcgaagcgagcctgctgatctcaatcctggacgatccaggcgggggtccagggggcggagcctcctggttagacagatatggcgagcgaagcgagcctgacgtctAGTTGGCTTGTACACGtgggggataggaaattcacgaatgacgcatcatcacgtctcaactacaaACTGATTGATTTGGCATATAAATTCTTAGTTCGCAGAgtatgattataggcctattctcaataattcatctagataaataaatgaatgtgaGAGCAACTTTTCGTATGAGCTAACGCTTTAAACAAATaaacttattcatttatctactagtagttctgtgaacagtagacttcacgcggttttctcatccacaagttccTGAtttaaactatagaccttatggaaatacagcaatagactggcttctccacacatctgtgtaatcacttgtcagctgatttatgatgaataattctatagtctgattttttactctaatattggcgtatgaaggagctcctttttccttttatattatccttgaaatgcaaaattccaaaaaccttgtatatacgtcgacgcacaattataAAGGAAATACCTTCAAATTTCATGCATGAAAATCTAATACcgcttttcgccgtaaatgcgcaacatataaacatttatacatttaaccatttgaatattcaaacattcaaatattcatacatttaaacattaagagaaataccgTCGACTTGAAACTTAAACCTCACTTCGCCCGGtcaattatgtattatttaattgttctaGATTACACTcgttcaagttttcatttttagAATAGAGACCCTTTCGGAGCCCagtttacctgctagtattgTAAGGGATGAACTGGCTTCTACACTTggtggataggaaattcacgaatgacgcatcatcactatggtatcaccatgaatgatacagtatccccacgatatgatacagtatcNNNNNNNNNNNNNNNNNNNNNNNNNNNNNNNNNNNNNNNNNNNNNNNNNNNNNNNNNNNNNNNNNNNNNNNNNNNNNNNNNNNNNNNNNNNNNNNNNNNNaaggcccattgacggcttaaattatatattcaggcggtgggaccttcccgcaagggactccccaccaacaaaagccatacgaatttactttattctaatttaaaacacttattttcaatccaaaaaatattatctctcaTCAACTATACTGTACCTTGAAGCCTGTGGGGCACCAGTCAACAAATTGTATTGTTCTCTTTGTCTTGATAGTGGCGATTGCTGTATTCACGTCCTTGGGAACGACATCACCTCTATACAGCATGCAGCAGGCCATGTATTTGCCATGTCTGGGATCGCACTTCACCATTTGGTTGGCTGGCTCAAAGCAAGAGTTGGTTATCTCATTGACAGACAGCTGTTCATGGTAGGCCTTCTCAGCCGACACGATTGGTGCATAA belongs to Nilaparvata lugens isolate BPH chromosome 9, ASM1435652v1, whole genome shotgun sequence and includes:
- the LOC120353158 gene encoding tubulin alpha-8 chain-like; protein product: MADNEAIYDICRRNLDIERPTYTNLNRLIGQIVSSITASLRFDGALNVDLTEFQTNLVPYPRIHFPLVTYAPIVSAEKAYHEQLSVNEITNSCFEPANQMVKCDPRHGKYMACCMLYRGDVVPKDVNTAIATIKTKRTIQFVDWCPTGFKVQYS